In Buchnera aphidicola (Sipha maydis), the following proteins share a genomic window:
- the fliP gene encoding flagellar type III secretion system pore protein FliP (The bacterial flagellar biogenesis protein FliP forms a type III secretion system (T3SS)-type pore required for flagellar assembly.), with protein MIFRSFLFLFLCFFPSQAYANNLDVINNFWKDNAFLFENTVSIKTFIIVFLLTCFPFFLLAMTCFTRIIIVFGILRNAMGTPYLPSNHILISLSLFLTFFIMEPVFKKIYSKAYVPYVQKKITFDVACQRSWCPLRVFMLKQMHKKDLLFFSKLAHINSIKDIKDVPVRVLIPSFIMNEIKTAFKIGVTIFIPFLIIDLLVSSVLMSLGMMMVPPSTISLPLKLIIFVMSNGWQLLMESLVYSFRT; from the coding sequence ATGATATTTCGTAGTTTTTTATTTTTATTTTTATGCTTTTTTCCTTCTCAAGCTTATGCAAATAATCTAGATGTAATAAATAATTTCTGGAAAGATAATGCATTTTTATTTGAAAATACTGTTTCTATAAAAACTTTTATCATTGTTTTTTTATTAACATGTTTTCCATTTTTTCTGTTAGCAATGACATGTTTTACGAGAATTATAATAGTTTTTGGAATATTAAGAAACGCAATGGGAACTCCATATCTTCCTTCTAATCATATTTTAATTAGTTTATCTTTATTTTTAACTTTTTTTATTATGGAACCTGTTTTTAAAAAAATTTATTCTAAAGCTTATGTTCCTTATGTACAAAAAAAAATTACTTTTGATGTTGCATGTCAGAGAAGTTGGTGTCCATTAAGAGTTTTTATGTTAAAACAAATGCATAAAAAAGATTTATTATTTTTTTCAAAACTTGCGCATATAAATTCAATTAAAGATATTAAAGATGTTCCAGTCCGTGTTTTGATACCTTCTTTTATTATGAATGAAATAAAAACAGCATTTAAAATTGGAGTAACTATTTTTATTCCTTTTTTAATTATTGACTTATTAGTTTCGAGTGTTCTTATGTCTTTAGGAATGATGATGGTTCCTCCTTCGACAATTTCTTTGCCTTTAAAATTAATTATTTTTGTTATGTCGAATGGTTGGCAATTACTGATGGAATCATTAGTATATAGTTTTCGTACATAA
- a CDS encoding flagellar hook-basal body complex protein FliE, translated as MYINKYHYIFNIKNNYLKNQFIQNEKINCNKFSEYIKKSLKNEMNTFTFITNEMNNFSINQKNKNCIKNIIDTCQKSHISLRNLEKIEDTLISTYHEIMNIQI; from the coding sequence ATGTATATAAATAAATATCATTATATTTTTAATATAAAGAATAATTATTTAAAAAATCAATTCATTCAAAATGAAAAAATAAATTGTAATAAATTTTCTGAATATATAAAAAAATCGTTAAAAAATGAAATGAATACATTTACTTTCATTACAAATGAAATGAATAATTTTAGTATTAATCAAAAAAACAAAAATTGTATAAAAAATATAATAGATACTTGTCAAAAATCTCATATTTCTTTAAGAAATTTAGAAAAAATCGAAGATACACTAATTTCTACGTATCATGAAATAATGAATATACAAATATAA